In the genome of Helicovermis profundi, the window AACTATGCTTTTAGCGTTTATATTCGGATATAGTTCAACTGGAGATTATACTCTAAAAGTTGGGATAGTTGATAATGATAACACAAAAATTTCAAAAGAATTAATCAAAAAAATTAGTGAAGATAAAGAGTATGAATTTATAAAACTTTCAAGTGAAGATGCAAAAGAAAACATTAAGAGTAATTCTATAAAACTATCATTAATAATAGAAAAAGGTTTTGAAGAATCACTACTAAAATCTTCAAGTGTTAGTGTATCAGTATTATCAAGTGAATCAGATTTAGAAGTTATGAATATAGAATTTTTAATTAAATCAAAAATTTTAAAGATTTACAAGGATTATAATTCGGCGATAAATATTAATAATATAATTTTAGAGAACAATAAAACTCTTATTAGAGAAAAAACTTTAAGTGAAATATATAATAGTATTTCTACTGATAGTAAAGAATATATAAAAATCAACGTGGAAACTAGTGAAAATAGCGCTAAAAAATATGATAATACTCTTCATAGTATTTTTGGTATGACTATTATGTTTGTTGCTTTTACAATTGTTTTTTCAATTGCAAATATTTTAGAGGACAAAGAACTTGGTGTATTTAATAGGATGCTAATTTCTCCTATTAAACGTTTTAGTATTATATGGCAAAGTATGATTGTTTCAATAATTTTAGGTGTTGGTCAAATTTTTATAATATTATATTTAAGTAGCATTATTTTTGATGTAAATTATAGTGGTAATTATTTAGGAGTATTTATAGTGGCACTAGTATTTGTATATGCCATTTCAGCTCTTGGTTTTTTAGTATCAATGTTTGTAAAAACATATGCGCAGCTTTCAGTGATTATGCCAATAGTATTAACATCTTTTGCAATGATTGGAGGCTGTATGTGGCCGCTTGAAATTGTAAGTAGCAAATTATTAATTACATTATCTTATTTTGTTCCTCATAGATGGGCAATTGAAGCATTAACTGATATATTAGTTAGGTATAAGACTTTAGGAGAAGTGGTAAAACCTATATTTATATTGATTATTATGGGTGCGGTTTTTACAGTAATTGGTTCAATACTATTAAATAAATTTAGCGAAAAAATTAGTTAGTATCAATTTTTTGTTTACTTACAATGTAGAATTTAATAAAATACTAAAATAAGAGTAAATTTAATAACTTTGTTATCAAATTTACTCTTATTTTAGGTTATAATGTATGTGGTACTTTAAATTCTTTTATGGAGTGTGGATATGAA includes:
- a CDS encoding ABC transporter permease, which gives rise to MFPIIKLRIIQLKYDYKRILIMIALTMLLAFIFGYSSTGDYTLKVGIVDNDNTKISKELIKKISEDKEYEFIKLSSEDAKENIKSNSIKLSLIIEKGFEESLLKSSSVSVSVLSSESDLEVMNIEFLIKSKILKIYKDYNSAININNIILENNKTLIREKTLSEIYNSISTDSKEYIKINVETSENSAKKYDNTLHSIFGMTIMFVAFTIVFSIANILEDKELGVFNRMLISPIKRFSIIWQSMIVSIILGVGQIFIILYLSSIIFDVNYSGNYLGVFIVALVFVYAISALGFLVSMFVKTYAQLSVIMPIVLTSFAMIGGCMWPLEIVSSKLLITLSYFVPHRWAIEALTDILVRYKTLGEVVKPIFILIIMGAVFTVIGSILLNKFSEKIS